The following are encoded in a window of Impatiens glandulifera chromosome 5, dImpGla2.1, whole genome shotgun sequence genomic DNA:
- the LOC124940173 gene encoding LOB domain-containing protein 38-like, with protein sequence MSCNGCRVLRKGCGENCALRPCLEWMDSPDSQSHATVFLAKFFGRAGLISFISSVPQSQRPDVFKSLLFEACGRTINPVHGAVGLLRTGNWHLCQTAVQTVIRGGNLNPMPEFLDGPPPNQELDDIDPRPPVRPRISRSTRTVTPELILDMGLGSLSSPPASSERIRWLRTSPSMNSQESGTTTCHEIGGLIDQPIEGEDPRLLNLFN encoded by the exons atGAGCTGCAACGGGTGCCGTGTGCTAAGGAAAGGATGCGGCGAGAATTGCGCTCTCCGGCCATGCTTAGAATGGATGGATAGTCCCGATTCACAATCTCACGCCACCGTCTTCCTCGCCAAGTTCTTTGGCCGTGCCGGTCTCATCTCCTTCATCTCCTCCGTTCCCCAATCTCAAAGACCCG ACGTGTTCAAATCGTTACTCTTTGAAGCATGTGGTCGAACAATCAATCCCGTCCACGGAGCAGTTGGTCTCTTAAGAACAGGTAACTGGCACCTATGTCAGACGGCGGTGCAAACAGTTATCCGCGGCGGAAACCTCAATCCCATGCCGGAATTTCTCGATGGACCGCCGCCCAACCAAGAACTAGACGACATAGATCCTCGTCCACCCGTTCGGCCCCGGATTTCCAGGTCTACTCGAACAGTCACGCCTGAACTTATTTTGGATATGGGATTGGGTTCACTATCATCTCCGCCGGCATCTTCAGAGAGGATCAGATGGCTGAGAACTTCACCGTCAATGAATTCTCAAGAATCTGGTACGACGACTTGTCATGAAATCGGTGGTTTGATTGATCAACCAATTGAGGGAGAAGATCCGAGGTTactaaatttgtttaattag